One genomic window of Syngnathoides biaculeatus isolate LvHL_M chromosome 13, ASM1980259v1, whole genome shotgun sequence includes the following:
- the ptf1a gene encoding pancreas transcription factor 1 subunit alpha has translation MDSVLDPFSALDSFSSPPYFNDDDFFTDQSSRDGNLDTDDLLDDDVDFFSSHFQDFYTSKESGNRAGHHGPEGEYDIGNLSFSSSSSTFSYSIPDLSPHGGALSKRRRRMRSDTEMQQLRQAANIRERRRMQSINDAFEGLRSHIPTLPYEKRLSKVDTLRLAIGYINFLAELVQSDLPIRNSTNDMHVQPKKVIICHRGTRSPSPSDPDFGLPPLAGHSLSWSDEKQLRDQNIIRTAKVWTPEDPRKVHIKPLLTDIENEPPFDMVA, from the exons ATGGACAGCGTATTGGACCCTTTCTCAGCCCTTGACTCCTTTTCCTCCCCTCCTTATTTCAACGATGACGACTTTTTCACCGACCAGTCCTCGAGGGACGGAAACCTGGATACAGACGACTTGTTAGACGATGACGTGGATTTCTTCAGCAGccattttcaagatttttacaCCAGCAAGGAGAGCGGCAACAGAGCAGGCCATCACGGCCCAGAGGGCGAATATGACATAGGCAACctgtccttttcttcttcttcgtccaCCTTCTCCTACAGCATCCCAGACCTGTCCCCTCACGGTGGAGCCCTGTCGAAAAGACGGAGGAGAATGAGGTCTGACACGGAGATGCAGCAGCTGAGGCAGGCAGCAAACATCAGGGAAAGGCGGAGGATGCAGTCGATTAATGACGCGTTTGAGGGACTGCGCTCGCACATCCCTACCCTACCCTACGAGAAGAGGCTCTCCAAAGTGGACACTCTGCGCTTGGCCATCGGGTACATCAACTTCCTCGCAGAACTGGTGCAGTCGGACCTGCCGATCCGGAATTCCACCAACGACATGCACGTGCAGCCCAAGAAAGTCATTATCTGCCACAGGGGAACAA GGTCTCCCTCCCCGAGTGACCCCGACTTTGGTCTCCCTCCTCTGGCCGGTCACTCGCTATCCTGGTCGGATGAGAAGCAACTCCGGGACCAAAACATCATCCGCACAGCCAAGGTCTGGACCCCGGAGGACCCCCGGAAAGTGCACATAAAACCGCTCCTCACAGATATAGAGAACGAACCCCCTTTCGACATGGTGGCCTAA